The following coding sequences lie in one Paracidovorax avenae genomic window:
- a CDS encoding FdhF/YdeP family oxidoreductase, producing MSEQKIEFYKGPAGGWGALNSVKNTLLRQDIPLKGAKTLLSANQPDGFDCPGCAWPDRNHASTFEFCENGAKAVAAEATARRAGPELFARHTVAELAAQSDFWLEDQGRLTHPMVYDAASDRYVPIAWDDAFALIARHLNALPDPDQAIFYTSGRASNEAAFLYQLFVREYGTNNFPDCSNMCHEPSGSAMRPQIGVGKGTVTLQDFEQADAIFIFGQNPGTNHPRMLGELREAHKRGAQIVSFNPLRERGLERFADPQNKMEMATLGSTPISTHYFQVRVGGDLAVVKGMMKHLVEVEDREGGVLDHAFIREHTTGIEALLADLRAESWALIEQESGLSEAQIRAAAEVYRQARSVIACWGMGITQHMHSVATIQMIVNWLLLRGNIGRPGAGPCPVRGHSNVQGDRTMGIWEKPPAALLDRLQEVFGFEPPREPGVDTVEAIRAMLDGKARVFFALGGNFAAATPDTYETWKALQRCDLTVHVTTKLNRSHIVHGREALILPCLGRTEIDMQAAGPQGVTVEDSMSMVHISMGINPPASGHLLSEPAIVARLAAATLGARSRVPWLWMIEDYARIRDKIEQVFSDFKDFNQRIAVPGGFRLRNTASERIWNTEAHKAVFVAHPVPQDTPVHQARARTRDTVVFTLLTTRSHDQYNTTIYGQDDRYRGVYGQRRVVFIHPEDIRALGMKDGDWVDIQTVWSDGQERRADRFKLVGYDIPRGNLAAYYPETNPLVPLSSVALNAGTPTSKSIPVVLVPSAAGAEAPAAGPSAEVAPAAV from the coding sequence ATGAGCGAACAGAAAATCGAGTTCTACAAAGGCCCGGCGGGAGGCTGGGGCGCGCTCAACAGCGTGAAGAACACCCTGCTGCGGCAGGACATCCCCCTCAAGGGCGCCAAGACGCTGCTCTCGGCCAACCAGCCCGACGGCTTCGACTGCCCCGGCTGCGCCTGGCCGGACCGCAACCATGCCTCCACCTTCGAGTTCTGCGAGAACGGCGCCAAGGCCGTGGCGGCCGAAGCCACGGCGCGCCGCGCCGGCCCCGAGCTGTTCGCGCGGCACACGGTGGCCGAGCTGGCCGCGCAGAGCGATTTCTGGCTGGAAGACCAGGGCCGGCTCACGCATCCCATGGTGTACGACGCCGCGAGCGACCGCTACGTGCCGATCGCATGGGACGACGCCTTCGCGCTCATCGCCCGGCATTTGAACGCGCTGCCCGACCCCGACCAGGCCATCTTCTACACCTCCGGCCGGGCCAGCAACGAGGCCGCCTTCCTCTACCAGCTGTTCGTGCGCGAATACGGCACGAACAACTTCCCCGACTGCTCCAACATGTGCCACGAGCCCAGCGGCAGCGCCATGCGCCCGCAGATCGGCGTGGGCAAGGGCACGGTCACGCTGCAGGATTTCGAGCAGGCCGACGCGATCTTCATCTTCGGCCAGAACCCCGGCACCAACCACCCGCGCATGCTGGGCGAACTGCGCGAGGCCCACAAGCGCGGCGCGCAGATCGTGAGCTTCAACCCGTTGCGCGAGCGCGGCCTGGAGCGCTTCGCGGATCCGCAGAACAAGATGGAGATGGCCACCCTGGGCTCCACGCCGATCAGCACGCACTACTTCCAGGTGCGCGTGGGCGGCGACCTCGCCGTGGTCAAGGGCATGATGAAGCACCTGGTGGAGGTGGAGGACCGCGAGGGCGGCGTGCTGGACCATGCCTTCATCCGGGAGCACACCACGGGCATCGAGGCGCTGCTGGCTGACCTGCGCGCCGAGTCCTGGGCGCTCATCGAGCAGGAGTCGGGCCTGTCCGAGGCGCAGATCCGCGCCGCCGCCGAGGTCTATCGCCAGGCCCGCAGCGTCATCGCCTGCTGGGGCATGGGCATCACCCAGCACATGCACTCGGTGGCGACGATCCAGATGATCGTCAACTGGCTGCTGCTGCGCGGCAACATCGGCCGCCCCGGCGCAGGGCCGTGCCCCGTGCGCGGGCACAGCAACGTGCAGGGCGACCGCACCATGGGCATCTGGGAAAAGCCCCCGGCCGCGCTGCTGGACCGCCTGCAGGAGGTCTTCGGCTTCGAGCCGCCGCGCGAGCCCGGCGTGGACACGGTGGAGGCCATCCGTGCCATGCTGGACGGCAAGGCGCGCGTTTTCTTCGCGCTGGGCGGCAACTTCGCCGCGGCCACACCGGACACCTACGAGACCTGGAAGGCGCTGCAGCGCTGCGACCTCACGGTGCACGTGACCACCAAGCTCAACCGCAGCCACATCGTGCACGGGCGCGAGGCCCTGATCCTGCCCTGCCTGGGCCGCACCGAGATCGACATGCAGGCCGCCGGCCCGCAGGGCGTGACGGTGGAGGATTCCATGAGCATGGTGCACATCTCCATGGGCATCAACCCGCCCGCATCCGGGCACCTGCTGTCCGAGCCCGCCATCGTCGCGCGGCTGGCCGCGGCCACGCTGGGGGCGCGCAGCCGCGTTCCCTGGCTCTGGATGATCGAGGACTACGCCCGCATCCGCGACAAGATCGAGCAGGTGTTCTCCGACTTCAAGGACTTCAACCAGCGCATCGCCGTGCCGGGCGGCTTCCGCCTGCGCAACACGGCCAGCGAGCGCATCTGGAACACCGAGGCGCACAAGGCCGTCTTCGTGGCCCACCCGGTGCCGCAGGACACGCCGGTGCACCAGGCCCGCGCCCGCACGCGCGACACCGTGGTGTTCACGCTGCTCACCACACGCTCGCACGACCAGTACAACACCACCATCTACGGCCAGGACGACCGCTACCGGGGCGTCTATGGCCAGCGCCGCGTGGTCTTCATCCACCCCGAGGACATCCGCGCGCTGGGGATGAAGGACGGCGACTGGGTCGATATCCAGACCGTGTGGAGCGACGGCCAGGAACGGCGCGCCGACCGCTTCAAGCTGGTGGGCTACGACATCCCGCGCGGCAACCTCGCCGCCTACTACCCCGAGACCAACCCGCTGGTGCCGCTCTCGTCCGTGGCGCTGAACGCGGGCACGCCGACTTCCAAGTCCATTCCCGTCGTGCTGGTGCCCAGTGCTGCCGGGGCCGAGGCCCCGGCAGCGGGCCCGTCCGCCGAAGTGGCGCCTGCCGCCGTCTGA
- a CDS encoding methyl-accepting chemotaxis protein: MLPGSLARRIRAAARDFAAVHQGGFDLQPASAGQPPVLRCGGRVLNGDFAAVDRFTAQTGVRATVFARQGDDFVRIATSVRKQDGERAVGTLLDRSHPAYRALAAGRSYAGYATVFGRQNLTRYDPVRDAAGQVVGVLYVGLDVSGIPALGAAARLALSVVVAQYAIGAVAWALLPPLQPAWLAVSVFLPPVVAAVVYALARRGITRPVAEGCSAAQRVAAGDLTTQMHVDRRDEVGQMLQAINGIGVGLTGLVTQVRQGAESLRVATREIAEGNGDLASRTERQAGELNAAASALQRLTATVAQNAEHARQVNGLMGEVSQASAQSGEAVERVVQTMAGMREDAHRIQDIIGIIDGIAFQTNILALNAAVEAARAGEQGRGFAVVAAEVRALAQRSAGSAREIRTLIAASVERADGGSGLVDAARTSMQGIAGSIGDVTRLIEGIAAASSEQSQGIEGIHDSVGRIEQMTQQNAALVEQAAAAALRMREQAAGLADAAAKFRTPA, from the coding sequence ATGCTGCCCGGAAGCCTCGCACGGCGGATCCGCGCGGCGGCGCGGGACTTCGCCGCGGTCCACCAGGGCGGTTTCGATCTGCAGCCCGCGTCCGCGGGCCAGCCGCCCGTGCTGCGCTGCGGCGGCCGCGTCCTGAACGGCGACTTCGCGGCCGTCGACCGTTTCACGGCCCAGACCGGCGTGCGCGCCACGGTGTTCGCACGCCAGGGTGACGACTTCGTGCGCATCGCCACGTCGGTGCGCAAGCAGGACGGCGAGCGGGCCGTGGGCACGCTGCTGGACCGCTCCCACCCCGCCTACCGCGCCCTGGCCGCGGGGCGCTCCTATGCCGGCTACGCCACGGTGTTCGGCCGGCAGAACCTCACACGCTACGACCCCGTCCGCGATGCGGCAGGCCAGGTCGTGGGCGTGCTCTATGTCGGGCTGGATGTGAGCGGCATCCCCGCGCTGGGCGCGGCGGCGCGGCTGGCGCTGTCGGTGGTGGTCGCGCAGTACGCGATCGGCGCCGTGGCATGGGCGCTGCTGCCGCCCCTGCAGCCTGCCTGGCTCGCGGTCTCGGTGTTCCTGCCGCCGGTGGTCGCCGCCGTGGTGTATGCCCTCGCGCGGCGCGGCATCACCCGGCCCGTGGCCGAGGGCTGCTCCGCGGCCCAGCGCGTGGCCGCGGGCGACCTCACCACGCAGATGCACGTCGATCGCCGGGACGAGGTGGGCCAGATGCTGCAGGCTATCAACGGCATCGGCGTGGGCCTCACCGGCCTGGTCACGCAGGTGCGCCAGGGGGCCGAGTCGCTGCGGGTGGCCACGCGCGAGATCGCCGAAGGCAATGGCGACCTGGCCTCGCGCACCGAGCGGCAGGCGGGCGAGCTGAACGCCGCGGCTTCGGCGCTGCAGCGGCTCACCGCCACCGTGGCGCAGAACGCCGAGCATGCCCGGCAGGTGAACGGCCTCATGGGCGAAGTCTCGCAGGCCTCGGCGCAGAGCGGCGAGGCCGTGGAACGCGTCGTGCAGACCATGGCCGGCATGCGGGAGGACGCCCACCGCATCCAGGACATCATCGGCATCATCGACGGCATCGCCTTCCAGACCAACATCCTCGCGCTGAACGCGGCCGTCGAGGCCGCGCGCGCGGGCGAGCAGGGCCGGGGTTTCGCGGTGGTGGCGGCGGAGGTGCGCGCGCTCGCGCAGCGCTCTGCCGGCTCCGCGCGGGAAATCCGCACGCTGATCGCGGCCTCGGTGGAGCGGGCGGACGGCGGCAGCGGCCTGGTGGATGCTGCGCGCACCTCCATGCAGGGGATTGCCGGCTCCATCGGCGACGTGACCCGGCTCATCGAGGGCATCGCCGCGGCGAGCAGCGAGCAGAGCCAGGGCATCGAAGGCATCCACGACAGCGTGGGCCGCATCGAGCAGATGACCCAGCAGAACGCGGCCCTGGTCGAGCAGGCCGCGGCGGCGGCGCTGCGCATGCGCGAGCAGGCGGCGGGGCTGGCCGACGCGGCCGCGAAATTCAGGACGCCCGCATGA
- a CDS encoding OFA family MFS transporter — MANTRPGFLDKERIIAGPGFNRWLVPPAALAIHLCIGMAYGFSVFWLPLSKALSTAGTGATACPKDMSFFAELFATGCDWRVATLGWMYTLFFVFLGCSAAIWGGWLERAGPRKAGVVSALCWCGGMLLSALGIYLHQFWLMILGSGVIGGIGLGLGYISPVSTLIKWFPDRRGMATGMAIMGFGGGAMIGSPLAVDLMKAFSTPTDVGVMQTFVVMALIYFVFMMAGALGYRVPPTGWKPEGWTPPPPSANAMITQRHVHVKRVWGIPQFWLVWIVLCMNVSAGIGVIGMASPMLQEVFGGSLINVPAKFGELDKGQLAAIAAVAGGFTALLSLFNIGGRFFWASLSDKLGRKMTYVVFFVLGGLLYASIPGSASAGSKLLFVGAFCIILSMYGGGFATVPAYLADLFGTQFVGAIHGRLLTAWATAGILGPVVVNYMREYQLGLGIPREQVYNQTMYILVGMLVIGLIANLMVRPLADKWFMSDEELAHEKKLAHEKAVAAEVGTGAVAGGGTTSPALVAFAWAAVGIPLAWGIYKTLVSAAKFFH, encoded by the coding sequence ATGGCGAACACACGACCAGGTTTTCTGGACAAGGAGCGGATCATCGCGGGGCCGGGATTCAACCGGTGGCTGGTGCCGCCGGCCGCGCTGGCCATCCACCTGTGCATCGGCATGGCCTACGGCTTCTCGGTCTTCTGGCTCCCCCTTTCCAAGGCGCTGTCCACCGCAGGTACGGGCGCGACCGCCTGCCCGAAGGACATGAGCTTCTTCGCCGAGCTGTTCGCCACGGGCTGCGACTGGCGCGTGGCCACCCTGGGCTGGATGTACACGCTCTTCTTCGTGTTCCTCGGCTGCTCTGCGGCCATCTGGGGCGGCTGGCTGGAGCGCGCCGGCCCGCGCAAGGCCGGCGTGGTCTCGGCCCTGTGCTGGTGCGGCGGCATGCTGCTGTCGGCGCTGGGCATCTACCTGCACCAGTTCTGGCTCATGATCCTCGGCTCCGGCGTGATCGGGGGCATCGGGCTGGGCCTGGGCTACATCTCGCCGGTGTCCACCCTCATCAAGTGGTTCCCCGACCGCCGCGGCATGGCGACCGGCATGGCCATCATGGGCTTCGGCGGCGGCGCGATGATCGGCTCGCCCCTGGCGGTGGACCTCATGAAGGCCTTTTCCACCCCGACCGATGTCGGCGTGATGCAGACCTTCGTGGTGATGGCGCTGATCTATTTCGTCTTCATGATGGCCGGCGCCCTGGGCTACCGCGTGCCGCCCACGGGCTGGAAGCCGGAAGGCTGGACGCCCCCGCCGCCCTCCGCCAACGCGATGATCACGCAGCGCCACGTGCACGTGAAGCGCGTCTGGGGCATCCCGCAGTTCTGGCTCGTGTGGATCGTGCTGTGCATGAACGTGAGCGCGGGCATCGGCGTGATCGGCATGGCCTCGCCCATGCTGCAGGAAGTCTTCGGCGGCTCGCTCATCAATGTGCCCGCGAAGTTCGGCGAACTCGACAAGGGGCAGCTCGCCGCCATCGCGGCCGTGGCCGGCGGCTTCACCGCGCTGCTGTCGCTGTTCAACATCGGCGGCCGCTTCTTCTGGGCCAGCCTCTCCGACAAGCTCGGCCGCAAGATGACCTACGTGGTGTTCTTCGTGCTGGGCGGCCTGCTGTACGCGAGCATTCCGGGCTCCGCCAGTGCGGGCAGCAAGCTGCTGTTCGTGGGCGCCTTCTGCATCATCCTGTCCATGTACGGCGGCGGCTTCGCCACGGTGCCTGCCTACCTCGCCGACCTGTTCGGCACGCAGTTCGTGGGCGCCATCCACGGCCGCCTGCTCACCGCCTGGGCCACCGCCGGCATCCTGGGCCCGGTCGTGGTGAACTACATGCGCGAGTACCAGCTGGGCCTGGGTATCCCGCGCGAGCAGGTCTACAACCAGACCATGTACATCCTCGTGGGCATGCTGGTGATCGGCCTGATCGCCAACCTGATGGTGCGCCCCCTGGCGGACAAGTGGTTCATGAGCGACGAGGAGCTGGCCCACGAGAAGAAGCTCGCCCACGAGAAGGCCGTGGCAGCCGAGGTGGGCACCGGCGCCGTCGCGGGCGGCGGCACCACCAGCCCGGCGCTGGTCGCCTTCGCCTGGGCCGCCGTGGGCATCCCGCTGGCCTGGGGCATCTACAAGACCCTGGTGAGCGCGGCCAAGTTCTTCCACTGA